A single window of Tumebacillus sp. BK434 DNA harbors:
- a CDS encoding immune inhibitor A domain-containing protein gives MKKKALGIGLSSVLIAGSLFAGVPTGVTVQAADRESTPADLNVINTDRYIDSLVERGIIDQGLSQEQKEVAMKDYLTGKGKKPNVSIAQSNSFKDRAAAVNKAAKGNKGKGKKVEPAQQQPWTGEVRKDKLLVLLVEFDDYEHNNITKSETDMFYPDYTTEHYQQMMFSPTGYTGPNGEHFVSMAQYYLQQSGGSYTVEGDVVGWVKVPKSAAYYGGNVGGVDGDDNDPKQLIRDALAAAVAQGLDLSEYDQEDIYDLDGDGNYREPDGLIDHMAVIHAGVGEEAGGGSLGGDAIWSHRWDLTSPYAVPGSSTSIPYWGGQMAAFDYIIMPEDGATGVFAHEYGHDLGLPDEYDTIYSGNGEPIEYWSIMSAGSWAGKIGGTEPTGFSPYAKEYFQDTIGGNWQHGKTISLSDIPKKGLEVTLDQATTKGKNEDVVRIDLPDNETVVNKPAGGSFEYWGGKGDEHDHSMVASVDLTGKTSATLDFDTWYNIESTWDYAFAQVSTDNGATWNSLSTNRTSTQIANGAYPTIAPNLPGYTGSSNGWVHESIDLSAYAGQEILLQFRSITDWGTTLEGFYVDNVKVTADGAVVFADGAEGTPSFDLQGFKQDTGKSYTKHYYLVEWRTHDGVDQGLAHIKRGKSLMSYDPGMLVWYVNEAYENNWVAMHPGYGFLGVVDSHQNVVKWNDGEVAASRFQLKDATFSLQKGTDLNIVYADGSSIFSKAKAAEKTFSDHDSYWNASNPDSGLKLLKYGLKIQVMKEANDRSAALIKISK, from the coding sequence ATGAAGAAAAAGGCATTAGGGATTGGTCTTTCCTCGGTGCTGATCGCAGGGTCTCTGTTTGCCGGTGTTCCGACAGGCGTGACCGTGCAGGCTGCCGACCGGGAAAGCACGCCGGCCGACCTGAACGTGATCAACACCGACCGCTACATCGATTCGCTCGTCGAGCGCGGGATCATCGATCAAGGCCTCAGCCAAGAGCAAAAAGAAGTGGCGATGAAAGACTACCTCACCGGCAAAGGCAAGAAGCCGAACGTTTCGATCGCCCAGAGCAACTCGTTCAAAGACCGCGCAGCAGCTGTCAACAAAGCTGCGAAAGGCAACAAGGGCAAAGGCAAGAAAGTAGAGCCTGCGCAGCAACAGCCGTGGACCGGCGAAGTGCGCAAAGACAAGCTGCTCGTGCTGCTCGTCGAGTTTGACGACTATGAGCACAACAACATCACGAAGTCTGAAACCGATATGTTCTATCCGGACTATACGACTGAACACTATCAGCAAATGATGTTCTCCCCGACCGGCTATACTGGCCCGAACGGCGAGCACTTCGTTTCGATGGCACAATACTATCTGCAGCAATCCGGCGGCTCGTACACCGTCGAAGGCGATGTGGTCGGCTGGGTGAAAGTTCCGAAATCGGCCGCTTACTACGGCGGCAACGTGGGCGGCGTCGACGGCGATGATAACGATCCGAAACAGCTGATCCGCGACGCGCTGGCTGCAGCTGTTGCCCAAGGCCTCGACCTGTCCGAATATGACCAAGAGGACATCTACGACCTTGACGGCGACGGCAACTACCGCGAGCCGGACGGCCTCATCGACCACATGGCGGTGATCCACGCCGGCGTGGGCGAAGAAGCGGGCGGCGGCAGCCTCGGCGGCGACGCGATCTGGTCGCACCGCTGGGATCTGACCTCGCCGTACGCGGTGCCGGGCTCTTCGACCAGCATTCCGTACTGGGGCGGCCAAATGGCAGCTTTTGACTACATCATCATGCCGGAAGACGGCGCAACCGGCGTCTTTGCACACGAGTACGGCCATGACCTCGGCCTGCCGGACGAGTACGACACGATCTACTCCGGCAACGGCGAGCCGATCGAATACTGGTCGATCATGTCGGCCGGCTCCTGGGCGGGCAAGATCGGCGGCACCGAGCCGACCGGCTTCTCCCCGTATGCGAAAGAGTACTTCCAAGACACCATCGGCGGCAACTGGCAGCATGGCAAGACGATCTCGCTGTCTGACATCCCGAAAAAAGGCCTCGAAGTGACGCTCGACCAAGCGACCACCAAAGGCAAAAACGAAGATGTCGTCCGCATCGACCTGCCGGACAATGAGACGGTCGTCAACAAGCCGGCCGGCGGCTCCTTCGAGTACTGGGGCGGCAAAGGCGACGAGCACGACCATTCGATGGTCGCATCTGTTGACCTGACCGGCAAAACGTCGGCGACGCTCGACTTCGATACCTGGTACAACATCGAATCCACGTGGGACTACGCGTTCGCACAAGTCTCGACCGACAACGGCGCGACCTGGAATTCGCTCTCGACCAACCGCACGTCGACGCAGATCGCGAACGGCGCGTACCCGACGATCGCACCGAACCTGCCGGGCTACACCGGTTCCTCGAACGGCTGGGTGCATGAATCGATCGACCTGTCCGCTTACGCCGGCCAGGAGATTCTGCTGCAGTTCCGCTCGATCACAGACTGGGGCACCACCCTGGAAGGCTTCTACGTGGACAACGTAAAAGTGACCGCTGACGGCGCAGTAGTGTTCGCCGACGGCGCAGAAGGCACTCCGTCCTTCGACCTGCAAGGCTTCAAGCAAGATACCGGCAAGTCGTACACCAAGCACTACTACCTGGTGGAATGGCGCACCCATGACGGCGTCGACCAAGGTCTGGCGCACATCAAACGCGGCAAATCCCTCATGTCCTATGACCCGGGCATGCTGGTCTGGTACGTGAACGAAGCGTATGAGAACAACTGGGTCGCCATGCACCCGGGCTACGGCTTCCTCGGCGTCGTCGACTCGCACCAAAACGTCGTGAAGTGGAATGACGGCGAAGTGGCTGCTTCCCGCTTCCAGCTGAAAGATGCCACCTTCTCGCTGCAGAAGGGCACCGACCTGAACATCGTGTATGCGGACGGCAGCTCGATCTTCTCCAAAGCGAAAGCGGCGGAAAAGACGTTCAGCGACCACGATTCCTACTGGAACGCTTCCAACCCGGACTCCGGCCTGAAACTGCTCAAGTACGGTCTGAAGATCCAAGTGATGAAAGAAGCGAACGACCGCTCCGCGGCGTTGATCAAGATCTCCAAGTAA
- a CDS encoding antibiotic biosynthesis monooxygenase family protein: MFIAMNRLTVPADYRSHLEERFAGAGARMKDVPGCLEYQFLLPTEGDEIIVYTKWESEDAFNAWTQGEAFQRAHQGANPNSPVKGDLRKYTVKFSS, translated from the coding sequence ATGTTTATCGCAATGAACCGTTTGACCGTTCCGGCCGACTACCGCTCCCATCTCGAAGAGCGCTTTGCCGGTGCCGGCGCACGCATGAAAGACGTGCCGGGCTGCCTCGAATACCAGTTTCTGCTTCCGACCGAAGGCGATGAGATCATCGTCTACACCAAATGGGAATCGGAAGACGCGTTTAACGCCTGGACGCAAGGCGAAGCGTTCCAACGCGCCCACCAAGGCGCCAACCCGAACTCTCCGGTCAAAGGCGACCTGCGCAAGTACACTGTGAAATTCTCCTCCTAA
- a CDS encoding immune inhibitor A domain-containing protein, whose translation MKKKALSIGLSSALIAGSLFAAVPAQVTVQAADRESTPADLNVVNTDRYIDSLVERGIISGKLNQEDKEAAMRAYLKRTGKGAVNTAAKNTFQSRSAKVKGAAQNTAVSSKQASGTTVAPAAGEAWNGGVRKDKLLVLLVEFDDYKHNNITPDETDMFYPDYTTEHYQQMMFSPTGYTGPNGEHFVSMAQYYLQQSGGSYTVEGDVIGWVKAPKSAAYYGGNVGGVDGDDNDPKQLIRDALAAAVAQGVDLSEYDQEDIYDLDGDGNYREPDGLIDHMAVIHAGVGEEAGGGNLGGDAIWSHRWDLSSPFAVPGSSTNIPYWGGQMAAFDYIIMPEDGATGVFAHEYGHDLGLPDEYDTIYSGNGEPIEYWSIMSAGSWAGKIGGTEPTGFSPYAKEYFQDTIGGNWQHGKTISLSDIPASGLTVTLDQATTKGANEDVVRIDLPDKVRTVNTPAAGSYEYWGGNGDEHDHSMVRTVDLTGATTAKLDFDTWYNIESTWDYAFAQVSTDNGATWTSLATNRTSTQIANGAYPTIAPNLPGYTGSSNGWVHETIDLSAYAGQTIKLQFRSITDWGTNLEGFYVDNVKVSKNGAEVFADGAEGTPSFTLNGFAKSEGKYTTKHHYLVEWRTHDGVDQGLAHIKRGQSLLSYDPGMVVWYVNEAYDNNWVGAHPGYGFLGVVDAHQNVHHWGGYASNGATAGTRYQVYDAAFSLKKGADLNVYYGPDQHLYNAAKNPVSTFDDKSSYWSPSSPHSGLKLNNYGLKIQVVGEAADRSAATIKITK comes from the coding sequence ATGAAGAAGAAGGCGTTGAGCATCGGCCTTTCCTCTGCCCTGATCGCAGGTTCCTTGTTTGCCGCCGTACCGGCACAAGTTACCGTTCAGGCTGCAGACCGGGAAAGCACACCGGCCGACCTGAACGTGGTGAACACCGACCGCTACATCGATTCGCTGGTGGAGCGCGGGATCATCTCAGGTAAACTGAATCAGGAAGACAAGGAAGCAGCGATGCGCGCATACCTGAAACGGACGGGCAAAGGCGCGGTCAACACGGCTGCGAAGAACACCTTCCAGTCGCGCTCCGCAAAAGTCAAAGGAGCTGCGCAAAACACTGCCGTTTCCTCGAAGCAGGCGTCCGGCACGACTGTCGCTCCGGCAGCAGGCGAGGCCTGGAACGGCGGTGTGCGCAAAGACAAGCTGCTCGTTCTGCTCGTCGAGTTTGACGATTACAAGCACAACAACATCACGCCGGATGAGACCGATATGTTCTATCCGGACTATACGACTGAGCACTATCAGCAAATGATGTTCTCCCCGACCGGCTATACCGGCCCGAATGGCGAACACTTCGTTTCGATGGCCCAATACTATCTGCAGCAATCCGGCGGCTCGTACACCGTCGAAGGCGATGTCATCGGCTGGGTGAAAGCTCCGAAATCGGCCGCTTACTACGGCGGCAACGTGGGCGGCGTCGACGGCGATGATAACGATCCGAAACAGCTGATCCGCGACGCGCTGGCTGCAGCTGTTGCCCAAGGCGTCGACCTGTCCGAATATGACCAAGAGGACATCTACGACCTCGACGGCGACGGCAACTACCGTGAGCCGGACGGCCTCATCGACCACATGGCGGTGATCCATGCCGGCGTGGGTGAAGAAGCTGGCGGCGGCAACCTCGGCGGCGACGCGATCTGGTCGCACCGCTGGGACCTGTCCTCGCCGTTCGCGGTGCCGGGCTCTTCGACCAACATTCCGTACTGGGGCGGCCAAATGGCAGCTTTTGACTACATCATCATGCCGGAAGACGGCGCGACCGGCGTCTTTGCGCACGAGTACGGCCACGACCTCGGCCTGCCGGACGAGTACGACACGATCTACTCCGGCAACGGCGAGCCGATCGAATACTGGTCGATCATGTCGGCCGGTTCCTGGGCGGGCAAGATCGGCGGCACCGAGCCGACCGGCTTCTCCCCGTATGCGAAAGAGTATTTCCAAGACACCATCGGCGGCAACTGGCAGCATGGCAAGACGATCTCGCTGTCTGACATCCCGGCAAGCGGCCTGACCGTGACGCTCGATCAGGCGACCACCAAAGGCGCTAACGAAGATGTCGTCCGCATCGACCTGCCGGACAAAGTCCGCACCGTCAACACCCCGGCTGCCGGCTCCTACGAGTACTGGGGCGGCAACGGTGACGAGCACGACCACTCGATGGTACGCACTGTCGACCTGACCGGCGCCACCACCGCGAAGCTCGACTTCGATACCTGGTACAACATCGAATCCACGTGGGACTACGCGTTCGCACAAGTCTCGACCGACAACGGCGCGACCTGGACCTCGCTGGCGACCAACCGCACGTCGACGCAGATCGCGAACGGCGCATACCCGACGATCGCACCGAACCTGCCGGGCTACACCGGTTCCTCGAACGGCTGGGTGCATGAGACGATCGACCTGTCCGCCTATGCCGGTCAAACGATCAAACTGCAGTTCCGCTCGATCACAGACTGGGGCACCAACCTCGAAGGCTTCTACGTCGACAACGTGAAAGTGTCCAAAAACGGCGCAGAAGTGTTCGCGGACGGCGCGGAAGGCACTCCGTCCTTCACGCTCAACGGCTTCGCGAAGTCGGAAGGCAAATACACCACCAAACACCATTACCTCGTTGAGTGGCGCACTCATGACGGTGTCGACCAAGGTCTGGCGCACATCAAGCGCGGTCAGTCCCTGCTCTCCTACGACCCGGGCATGGTCGTTTGGTACGTGAACGAAGCGTATGACAACAACTGGGTCGGCGCTCACCCGGGCTACGGTTTCCTCGGCGTGGTCGACGCGCACCAAAACGTTCACCACTGGGGCGGCTATGCGTCGAACGGCGCAACGGCAGGCACCCGTTACCAAGTCTACGATGCTGCCTTCTCGCTGAAGAAAGGCGCTGACCTCAACGTGTACTACGGTCCGGACCAGCATCTGTACAACGCTGCGAAAAACCCGGTTTCCACGTTCGATGACAAGTCCTCCTACTGGTCTCCGTCTTCCCCGCATTCGGGTCTCAAGCTGAACAACTACGGCCTGAAGATCCAAGTGGTAGGCGAAGCGGCCGACCGTTCCGCTGCGACCATCAAGATCACCAAGTAA
- a CDS encoding UbiD family decarboxylase: MHTLRQERDIVEITAEVDPYLELAEIHRRVIQDGGPALLFTNVKGSRYPVFSNMFGTSRRVDLAFGPRPEQLMKDIVGLTHKLVPPTLGKIWGERNLLLDVAKTGTKTVSAGQAPILEMVDAPAKLSELPVLTSWHEDGGPFVTLPLVYTEHPSKNDHNLGMYRVQIYDDKTTGMHWQIHKGGGFHYHEAERLNQNFPVTVFLGGPPALIASAIAPVPEMLPELLLTSLIMGEKLPVAKDPHGGKYPLIAEAEFAIVGHVLPHERRIEGPFGDHYGYYSLAHEFPVFNVERVYHRKDAIYPATVVGKPVQEDYYLGEFLQRLLSPAFPLAMPGVRDLWTYAETGFHALAAAVVRESYKREGLVNAFRILGEGQLTLTKFLILTDKPVKLENFTALFEQVLERFDPAQDLYVLGNTSMDTLDYTGRRLNHGSKAIMLGVGEPMRTLPDTYQGADLPGIRKIESYCKGCLVVEGASFEEDPELAPRLVDLAADKLREWPVVFLVDDASVAKSQSSFLWTTFTRFDPAHDIYAESELQRHHVGYKLPLVIDARMKPGYPDEVVTRPDIDQKVSERWTEYFGKTNF; encoded by the coding sequence ATGCATACATTGCGCCAAGAGCGCGACATCGTGGAGATCACAGCGGAAGTCGATCCGTATTTAGAGCTGGCGGAGATTCACCGCCGCGTGATTCAGGACGGGGGACCTGCCCTGTTGTTCACCAACGTCAAAGGCAGCCGCTACCCGGTGTTTTCGAACATGTTCGGGACGTCGCGCCGCGTCGATCTGGCGTTTGGACCGCGCCCGGAGCAGCTGATGAAAGACATCGTCGGCCTGACCCACAAGCTGGTGCCGCCGACGCTCGGGAAGATCTGGGGCGAACGCAACCTGCTGCTCGACGTGGCAAAGACCGGCACGAAGACGGTCAGCGCGGGACAAGCGCCGATCCTGGAGATGGTCGATGCGCCGGCCAAGCTGTCGGAACTGCCGGTCTTGACGTCGTGGCATGAGGACGGCGGCCCGTTTGTGACCTTGCCGCTCGTGTACACGGAGCATCCTTCGAAAAATGACCACAACCTCGGCATGTACCGCGTGCAGATCTATGACGACAAGACGACGGGCATGCATTGGCAGATCCACAAAGGCGGCGGCTTCCATTACCATGAAGCGGAGCGGCTGAACCAGAACTTCCCGGTCACCGTCTTCCTCGGCGGCCCGCCCGCACTGATCGCTTCGGCGATCGCGCCGGTGCCGGAGATGCTGCCGGAACTGCTCCTGACCTCGCTGATCATGGGCGAGAAGCTGCCGGTCGCCAAAGATCCGCACGGCGGCAAGTATCCGCTGATCGCCGAGGCGGAGTTTGCGATCGTCGGTCACGTGCTGCCGCATGAGCGCCGCATCGAAGGGCCGTTTGGCGACCACTACGGCTATTACTCGCTGGCGCACGAGTTCCCGGTGTTCAACGTCGAACGCGTCTATCACCGCAAAGATGCGATCTACCCGGCGACCGTCGTCGGCAAGCCGGTGCAGGAAGATTACTACCTCGGCGAATTTTTGCAGCGCCTGTTATCACCGGCGTTCCCGCTGGCGATGCCGGGCGTGCGCGATCTGTGGACGTACGCCGAGACCGGCTTCCATGCGCTGGCTGCTGCCGTCGTGCGCGAAAGCTACAAGCGTGAAGGTCTCGTCAACGCGTTCCGCATCTTGGGCGAAGGGCAACTGACCCTGACCAAGTTCCTGATCCTGACCGACAAGCCGGTCAAGCTGGAGAACTTCACGGCGCTGTTTGAGCAGGTCTTGGAGCGCTTCGATCCGGCGCAGGACCTGTACGTGCTCGGCAACACCTCGATGGATACGCTCGACTACACGGGCCGCCGCCTGAACCACGGTTCGAAGGCGATCATGCTCGGCGTCGGCGAGCCGATGCGGACGCTGCCCGACACCTATCAGGGCGCTGACTTGCCGGGGATTCGCAAGATCGAATCGTATTGCAAAGGGTGTCTGGTGGTGGAAGGGGCATCGTTTGAGGAAGATCCGGAGCTGGCACCGCGCCTGGTCGATCTCGCCGCTGACAAGCTGCGCGAGTGGCCGGTGGTGTTCCTGGTCGATGATGCTTCGGTCGCCAAGTCGCAGTCGTCGTTCCTGTGGACGACGTTCACTCGCTTCGACCCGGCGCATGACATCTATGCGGAGTCTGAGCTGCAGCGTCACCATGTCGGCTACAAACTGCCGCTGGTGATCGACGCGCGGATGAAGCCGGGCTACCCGGACGAAGTGGTCACCCGACCGGACATCGACCAGAAGGTCTCGGAGCGCTGGACGGAGTATTTCGGCAAGACGAATTTTTAA
- a CDS encoding DJ-1/PfpI family protein produces the protein MKLAILVFDRFTDLDVFLPWDLLNRVARFRLLPDWEVKLVGTSAHHTSENGLTIPMSAGLDYLGEADAVLIESGPGVQTLLRDEAILARLHSLLDPGRQLIGSICSGALLLAKLGLLDGLTATTYPTRVKQLAAMGIEVVEAPLVAHERIATAAGCLAAVDLSRWFLEGLASKEVAEQVMASVRPNGM, from the coding sequence ATGAAACTGGCCATTCTCGTCTTTGACCGCTTTACCGATCTCGATGTCTTCCTGCCGTGGGATTTGCTGAACCGCGTGGCGCGCTTCCGCCTGCTCCCGGACTGGGAAGTAAAGCTGGTCGGCACCAGCGCGCACCACACCTCTGAAAACGGACTGACCATTCCGATGTCGGCCGGACTCGACTATCTCGGAGAAGCGGATGCCGTCCTGATCGAGAGCGGTCCCGGCGTGCAGACGCTGCTCCGGGATGAAGCGATTCTCGCCCGCCTGCACAGCCTGCTCGACCCGGGCCGCCAGCTGATCGGCTCGATCTGCTCCGGCGCGCTGCTGCTCGCCAAGCTGGGGCTCTTGGACGGCTTGACGGCGACAACTTATCCGACGCGGGTCAAGCAGCTCGCCGCGATGGGCATCGAAGTGGTCGAGGCGCCGCTCGTCGCACATGAGCGGATCGCCACCGCCGCCGGCTGTCTGGCTGCCGTCGATCTCTCGCGCTGGTTCCTCGAAGGATTGGCGTCGAAAGAAGTCGCAGAACAGGTGATGGCGTCAGTCCGGCCCAACGGAATGTGA
- a CDS encoding protease translates to MLELYYGCLIGGILFAVAVLIFGDLLHLHGPDFFDPTVIGGWITTFGGVGVLLTTYTELGLVATAVLAALAGIVLSFLVYFFYVKPMKKVENSTGFSLQDLAGKLCEVSVTVPEQGFGEVLVKVGAGLTNQIAASFDREIIPAGMKAVIVEVKDDVLYVSAYEEVE, encoded by the coding sequence TTGCTGGAACTCTATTACGGGTGTCTGATCGGCGGCATCCTGTTCGCGGTGGCGGTGCTGATCTTCGGCGATCTGCTGCATCTGCACGGGCCGGATTTTTTTGACCCGACTGTGATCGGCGGCTGGATCACCACATTTGGCGGCGTTGGCGTTTTGCTTACGACGTACACGGAACTGGGCTTGGTCGCAACCGCAGTTTTGGCGGCGCTGGCCGGGATCGTGCTGTCCTTTTTGGTCTATTTTTTCTATGTGAAGCCGATGAAGAAAGTGGAGAACTCGACCGGATTCTCGCTGCAGGATCTGGCGGGGAAGCTGTGTGAGGTCTCGGTGACCGTTCCGGAGCAAGGCTTTGGCGAAGTGTTGGTCAAAGTCGGGGCGGGCCTCACCAACCAGATCGCGGCCAGTTTTGACCGGGAAATCATCCCGGCAGGGATGAAGGCGGTCATTGTGGAAGTGAAGGATGATGTCTTATATGTATCTGCGTATGAAGAAGTAGAATAG
- the asnB gene encoding asparagine synthase (glutamine-hydrolyzing) — MCGISGWIDWKVDLTEQSSILKQMADLQHLRGPDQEGIWLSPHAGFAHRRLAVVDIEGGIQPMTRARGDRTYTIIYNGELYNTEDIRKELLARGHRFQGHSDTEVLLTSYIEWGPACVEQLNGIFAFAIWNSHEQHLFLARDRLGVKPLFYAERGGGLLFASELKSLLAHPLVEPDVDSDGLAEVFAIGPARTPGHGVFQDVAELKPGHYLRFDRTGTAVAPYWQLESAPHTDDLDTTVETLRGLLQDAVERQLVSDVPLVTLLSGGLDSSMISAFAAMKYQQEGRRLHTFSVDYVDNDKHFTASDFQPNPDGPWIKRVSEYIGSEHHNIVIDTPQLVQALKDAVTFRDLPGMADIDASLYLFSKEIKKEATVALSGECADEIFGGYPWFYREEMVNADTFPWSRNVEGRASWLNEEFAAKINVAAHIDGRYRAALAEVPKLEGESPAEARAREMSYLNLFRWMPTLLDRKDRMTMGASLEVRVPFCDHRIVEYMWNVPWEMKFYAEREKGLLRKALEGVLPEDVLYRKKSPYPKTHNPAYLNAVRSWLLEILDDPASPLLQVVNKEVLLQAAQNADDPNFVRPFFGQLMAGPQLFAYLAQIDTWMRNYNVRLV, encoded by the coding sequence ATGTGTGGGATTAGTGGATGGATCGATTGGAAAGTCGATCTCACAGAACAGAGTTCGATTCTCAAACAAATGGCAGATTTGCAACACCTCCGCGGCCCGGACCAAGAAGGCATCTGGCTGTCTCCCCACGCCGGATTTGCCCACCGCCGTCTGGCTGTCGTCGACATCGAAGGCGGCATCCAGCCGATGACCCGCGCCCGCGGCGATCGCACATATACGATCATCTACAACGGTGAGCTGTACAACACCGAAGACATCCGCAAGGAACTGCTCGCCCGCGGCCACCGCTTCCAAGGCCACTCCGACACCGAAGTGCTGCTCACGTCCTACATCGAGTGGGGCCCGGCCTGCGTGGAGCAGCTGAACGGCATCTTCGCCTTCGCGATCTGGAACAGCCATGAGCAGCACCTGTTCCTCGCCCGCGACCGGCTCGGCGTCAAACCGCTGTTCTATGCAGAGCGCGGCGGCGGCCTGCTCTTCGCTTCCGAGCTGAAATCCCTGCTCGCCCACCCGCTGGTCGAGCCGGACGTGGACAGCGACGGGCTGGCCGAAGTGTTCGCCATCGGCCCGGCGCGCACGCCAGGGCACGGCGTGTTCCAAGATGTCGCTGAGCTGAAGCCGGGGCATTATCTGCGCTTCGACCGCACCGGTACGGCGGTAGCGCCGTACTGGCAACTGGAAAGCGCCCCGCACACCGATGATTTGGACACGACGGTGGAAACACTGCGCGGCTTGCTGCAAGACGCGGTCGAGCGCCAACTGGTCTCCGACGTGCCGCTGGTCACGCTCTTGTCCGGCGGGCTCGATTCGAGCATGATCTCGGCGTTTGCGGCGATGAAGTATCAACAAGAGGGCAGACGGCTGCACACGTTCTCCGTCGACTACGTGGATAACGACAAGCATTTCACGGCGAGCGACTTCCAGCCCAACCCGGACGGCCCGTGGATCAAGCGCGTCTCCGAGTACATCGGGTCGGAGCACCACAACATCGTCATCGACACGCCGCAGCTCGTGCAAGCGCTAAAAGATGCGGTCACCTTCCGCGACCTGCCGGGGATGGCCGACATCGACGCCTCGCTGTACCTGTTCTCCAAAGAGATCAAAAAAGAAGCGACCGTCGCCCTGTCCGGCGAGTGCGCCGACGAGATTTTTGGCGGGTATCCATGGTTTTACCGTGAGGAGATGGTCAACGCCGACACCTTCCCGTGGTCGCGCAATGTGGAAGGGCGCGCTTCCTGGCTGAACGAGGAGTTCGCCGCCAAGATCAACGTGGCGGCGCACATCGACGGCCGCTACCGGGCGGCGCTCGCCGAAGTGCCGAAGTTGGAAGGCGAATCGCCGGCAGAAGCGCGGGCGCGCGAGATGTCCTACCTCAACCTCTTCCGTTGGATGCCGACCCTGCTCGACCGCAAAGACCGGATGACGATGGGCGCGTCGCTCGAAGTGCGCGTGCCGTTCTGCGACCACCGCATCGTCGAATACATGTGGAACGTGCCGTGGGAGATGAAGTTCTACGCCGAGCGCGAAAAAGGGCTGCTGCGCAAAGCGCTGGAAGGGGTGCTGCCGGAAGATGTGCTCTACCGCAAGAAGAGCCCGTACCCGAAAACGCACAACCCGGCCTACCTGAACGCCGTGCGCAGCTGGCTGCTCGAAATCCTCGATGATCCGGCTTCACCGCTGCTGCAGGTGGTGAACAAAGAGGTGCTGCTGCAGGCGGCGCAAAACGCCGACGACCCCAATTTTGTCCGCCCCTTCTTCGGCCAGCTGATGGCAGGCCCGCAACTGTTCGCCTACCTCGCGCAGATCGACACCTGGATGCGCAACTACAACGTGCGTTTGGTCTAG